Proteins from a single region of Lysinibacillus sp. JNUCC-52:
- a CDS encoding RAxF-45 family protein: MNLNATRTGVKVDTAMYFARVQTFDFANNGIGLSIFKQNQILYVAD, from the coding sequence ATGAATTTAAACGCTACGAGAACAGGTGTAAAGGTGGATACTGCTATGTATTTTGCACGTGTTCAAACTTTCGATTTTGCCAACAACGGGATAGGTCTGTCTATTTTTAAGCAAAATCAAATATTATACGTAGCGGATTAG